The DNA sequence CTCAAAAAGTTTTCCTTGAAGCCTGTCAGAATTTACCTTTATAAAATATGATTCCACATTTTTGAACTTTAAAAATTTTAATAGCTTTAACGTTGATTTGTCTTTTAACTTGTAATAATGATAACCTTCATCTAAAAATGATTGAAAATATTTCTGATGTTCATCATTTTTCTTGATTTGCTGAGCTTCCATATAATAATACTTTGCTAACATATTATAATACTGATAATTATAAATTCCCTTCTCAAAACTATCTATCTTTTTAAAAGGCCTTATATTCATCTTTTCCATAAAATCTACATTCATCATTATATACTCACTCTTACTAATATCACCATTCTTATATTGAATTATAAGAGAATCCCTATGGTTAAAAAACTTATCAAATACATTTTCTTTTTTAAAATAAGCCAATTTTAACACCTTTCTATTATAAAAATTACTATCTTTTTTTCAATTTTATCTTCGTACTAATCATTGCATAGGATAATAGCAACATTAGAGAAGATAATGCATATATATTAATATTGTATTTAATATTATACAAAGCAACTATTGCAATTATACCACCTGCCATAGTTATAGGCACTCCATAATATATTCCATCAAATTCCATGGTATTATATCTCGCCAATCTATATGCACCAGATATAGTATATAAAACTGTTATTATAATGCCAATAACTCCTATATCTATCAATCTCATATTCCATACCAACACCGTTGGAGCCACCCCAAATGATATCAAGTCACATAAAGAATCTAACTCCTTTCCTATACAACTAGTAGCCTCAAATTTTCTTGCTAATTTACCATCGAATCTATCTGATAGTGCAGCTATTAAAATCAAAAGTGATGACATATAATAATTGCCATAAAAAATATAAATTATAGCTAATACTCCAAAGGTAAGATTCAATAGTGTAAAAAAATTAGGTATATAGTCTTTTATTTTCATATTACATCTCTCCAATACTATTTATATAAAACAATAATACTTTTGTTCGATAATCAGTGTAAATCAACTTTTATTATATCATCTATTCCTACTCTAGGTCTACATATATTAAATCCTACTTAGTCAATAGATTTATTTCTTCTATTTCAAGCTCCCTATACTCTCCTTCTCTCAAAGATTCGTCTAATTTCAAACTACCCATAGATATTCTTTTTAGATATATTACTTTTTTATCTAAAGCTTTAAACATTCTCTTTATTTGATGAAACTTGCCTTCTTTTATATTGATACATACTTCAGATATATCTCCATTTTTTAATACATCTAATTTACTGGACATGGTTTTATAACCATCATCCAACAATATTCCCTCTTTAAATCTTGTTATATCTTCATCATCTATCTTCCCTTGTATTTTAGCAAAATATGTCTTGGATATATGATTTTTAGGGGCTAATACTCTATGTGCTAATTTACCATCATTAGAAAGTATCAATAATCCCACAGTGTCTTTATCTAGCCTTCCCACAGGAAATGGATCGAAAATCTTATACTCATCATCTAATAAATCAACTACAGTATTATTTATAGGATCATCAGTAGAAGACACATATCCCTCGGGTTTGTTCATCATAATATAGATGTATTTTCTATATCTAACCAATTTATCTCTTACATAGATTTTAGTTTCATAAGGATCTACCTTCATACCACTGTCTTTAACAATATTTCCATCTATGCTTACCATACCTTTTTTAATCAAATTTTTTACATCTTTTCTACTTCCATATCCTATATTAGACAAAATCTTATCTATTCTCTCTTTTTTTGACATTTAAAATCCCTTTCTTTAAATATTATTTTTAATTTTAAAAATCAAGTATATTTAAGATATTATACCATGTATATTCCCATATATTTTTCAAACAATAATATTATAGATTAAATCAAAATCTATTAATTATAGAAATGGAGGATAGTTAAAATATGAAAAATCAAAATGATTATTTGCCTGGCGTTAAATGTGTAGTAAGCACTTGTAAATATCACACAGATAACAA is a window from the Clostridiisalibacter paucivorans DSM 22131 genome containing:
- the pssA gene encoding CDP-diacylglycerol--serine O-phosphatidyltransferase, whose amino-acid sequence is MKIKDYIPNFFTLLNLTFGVLAIIYIFYGNYYMSSLLILIAALSDRFDGKLARKFEATSCIGKELDSLCDLISFGVAPTVLVWNMRLIDIGVIGIIITVLYTISGAYRLARYNTMEFDGIYYGVPITMAGGIIAIVALYNIKYNINIYALSSLMLLLSYAMISTKIKLKKR
- a CDS encoding pseudouridine synthase; protein product: MSKKERIDKILSNIGYGSRKDVKNLIKKGMVSIDGNIVKDSGMKVDPYETKIYVRDKLVRYRKYIYIMMNKPEGYVSSTDDPINNTVVDLLDDEYKIFDPFPVGRLDKDTVGLLILSNDGKLAHRVLAPKNHISKTYFAKIQGKIDDEDITRFKEGILLDDGYKTMSSKLDVLKNGDISEVCINIKEGKFHQIKRMFKALDKKVIYLKRISMGSLKLDESLREGEYRELEIEEINLLTK
- a CDS encoding DUF6648 family protein, whose amino-acid sequence is MAYFKKENVFDKFFNHRDSLIIQYKNGDISKSEYIMMNVDFMEKMNIRPFKKIDSFEKGIYNYQYYNMLAKYYYMEAQQIKKNDEHQKYFQSFLDEGYHYYKLKDKSTLKLLKFLKFKNVESYFIKVNSDRLQGKLFEINLMDYEKAILHSKSYRILDMLRAEGVFIEGVKKSLIDDYVNVKY